In Pseudomonas hamedanensis, a single window of DNA contains:
- a CDS encoding phospholipase D-like domain-containing protein — protein MRGAVFPWRDGNRFELLIDGPQFFPRMLEHIAGAKEQIELELYLVEAGACADTIVQALVLAAERGVRVRCLFDDYGSLAFTLTLRQRLMQAGVELRFYNRLSWRRWVGNFYRDHRKLLLVDQCLAVVGGTGVTDEFWTPGFDVSEWHEVMVEIRGPLVIDWQLLFDRQWIANRYRRAWRPAAHFGLPRLPRVPDKGEGMGRVAYADARQHRDILQSLFRALNSGQQRIWMATPYFLPTWKIRRSLRKAAARGVDVRLLLTGPRTDHPSVRYAGHRYYPRLLKAGVQIFEYQPCFLHLKMVLVDDWVSIGSCNFDHWNLRFNLEANLEALDPPLTAAVEASFVKDFALSQQVSLEEWRRRPLWRRVKQRVWGWVDRLVVNILDKRG, from the coding sequence GTGCGCGGTGCAGTGTTCCCTTGGCGCGACGGCAACCGTTTCGAATTGCTGATCGACGGCCCGCAGTTTTTTCCGCGAATGCTCGAGCACATCGCTGGCGCCAAAGAGCAGATCGAACTGGAGCTGTACCTGGTCGAGGCCGGCGCCTGTGCCGACACCATCGTCCAGGCGCTGGTGCTGGCGGCCGAGCGCGGCGTGCGCGTGCGTTGCCTGTTTGATGATTACGGCAGCCTCGCATTCACCCTCACATTGCGTCAGCGCCTGATGCAGGCAGGGGTGGAGCTGCGTTTCTACAATCGCTTGAGCTGGCGGCGCTGGGTCGGCAATTTCTATCGGGATCACCGCAAATTGCTCCTGGTCGATCAGTGCCTGGCGGTGGTGGGCGGCACCGGCGTTACCGATGAGTTCTGGACGCCGGGCTTTGATGTCAGCGAGTGGCACGAAGTGATGGTCGAGATCCGCGGCCCGTTGGTGATCGATTGGCAATTGCTGTTTGATCGGCAATGGATCGCCAACCGCTACCGCCGCGCCTGGCGCCCGGCGGCGCATTTCGGTTTGCCGCGCTTACCGCGAGTCCCGGACAAAGGCGAGGGCATGGGCCGCGTGGCTTACGCCGATGCCCGTCAGCACCGCGATATTTTGCAGTCGCTGTTTCGCGCATTGAACAGCGGCCAGCAACGCATCTGGATGGCCACCCCGTATTTCCTGCCGACCTGGAAAATCCGCCGCTCCCTGCGCAAGGCCGCTGCCCGCGGCGTCGACGTGCGTTTGCTGCTGACCGGGCCGCGCACCGATCATCCGTCGGTGCGTTACGCCGGCCATCGTTATTACCCGCGCCTGCTCAAGGCCGGGGTGCAGATCTTTGAATACCAGCCGTGCTTTCTGCACTTGAAAATGGTGCTGGTGGACGATTGGGTGAGCATCGGTTCCTGCAACTTCGATCACTGGAATCTGCGCTTCAATCTGGAGGCAAATCTGGAGGCGTTGGATCCGCCCCTGACGGCGGCGGTCGAGGCGAGCTTCGTCAAGGATTTCGCCCTGAGTCAGCAGGTGAGTCTGGAAGAGTGGCGGCGCCGGCCGTTGTGGCGGCGGGTCAAGCAGCGGGTGTGGGGATGGGTGGATCGGCTGGTGGTCAACATCCTCGATAAACGCGGGTAA
- a CDS encoding amidase, protein MKRFLLLLLVALLGWSFYERENLWAFPDIISAYTAKEYCSCRYVMNNDAEYCRGYVQQWLPISSFSDEASSKTVSVSGMGRSNSAQWLSERQGCRLNP, encoded by the coding sequence ATGAAGCGGTTTCTGTTGCTGCTGCTGGTGGCGCTGCTCGGCTGGAGCTTTTATGAGCGCGAGAACCTTTGGGCCTTCCCGGACATCATCAGCGCCTACACCGCCAAGGAATATTGCTCGTGCCGTTATGTGATGAACAACGACGCCGAGTATTGCCGTGGTTACGTGCAGCAGTGGCTGCCCATCAGCAGCTTCAGCGATGAAGCGTCCAGCAAAACCGTCAGCGTCAGCGGCATGGGCCGCAGCAACAGCGCGCAGTGGCTGAGCGAACGGCAAGGCTGCCGCCTTAATCCCTGA
- the olsB gene encoding L-ornithine N(alpha)-acyltransferase has protein sequence MTQIARISDTGNERRLQAERLVGAEALQQAQALRFNVFSGEFNAKLKGAELGLDMDDYDVHCSHIGVRDLNTGRLVATTRLLDHTAASSLGKFYSEEEFSLHGLAHLQGPILEIGRTCVDPAYRNGGTIAVLWGELAEVLNQGGYSYLMGCASIPMQDGGIQAHAIMQRLRERYLCTEHLRAEPKNPLPTLDIPSNVIAEMPPLLKAYMRLGAKICGEPCWDEDFQVADVFILLKRDELCPRYAKHFKAAV, from the coding sequence ATGACGCAAATCGCCCGCATCAGCGACACCGGCAATGAACGCCGCCTGCAAGCCGAACGCCTGGTTGGCGCCGAAGCCTTGCAGCAAGCCCAGGCCCTGCGCTTCAACGTCTTTAGCGGCGAGTTCAACGCCAAACTCAAAGGCGCGGAGCTGGGTCTGGACATGGATGATTATGATGTTCACTGCAGCCACATCGGCGTGCGTGACCTGAACACCGGGCGCCTGGTGGCGACCACGCGTCTGCTCGATCATACCGCTGCCAGCAGCCTCGGCAAGTTCTACAGTGAAGAAGAATTCAGCCTGCACGGCCTCGCGCATCTGCAAGGCCCGATCCTGGAGATCGGCCGCACCTGCGTCGACCCGGCCTATCGCAACGGCGGCACCATCGCCGTGCTCTGGGGCGAACTGGCCGAAGTGCTCAATCAGGGTGGCTACAGCTATCTGATGGGCTGCGCGAGCATTCCGATGCAGGACGGCGGCATTCAGGCCCACGCGATCATGCAGCGTCTGCGCGAGCGTTACCTGTGTACCGAACACCTGCGCGCCGAGCCAAAAAATCCGCTGCCGACACTGGATATTCCATCGAACGTGATCGCCGAAATGCCGCCGCTGCTCAAGGCGTACATGCGCCTGGGCGCGAAGATCTGCGGCGAGCCGTGCTGGGACGAAGACTTCCAGGTCGCCGACGTGTTCATCCTGCTCAAGCGCGACGAACTCTGCCCGCGCTACGCCAAGCACTTCAAGGCGGCCGTGTGA
- a CDS encoding serine hydrolase domain-containing protein, translated as MFKGLSLFLLLISLTAQAEQWPGEQWSVGPQITAVTDLENYAFPTRDESTRQGIRTDALLIIRDGQIIYERYAGPTTEQTPHLTWSISKSLLATVLGMAYGEGLFKLDDPALKFYPTLEKHPAITLANLLNWASGLDWQEDYEYAPLKSSVVAMLYTRGHRDMAGFTAEHDAYAAPGQAFRYSSGDSNLLAAALKTMVGPQRYPDYPWTALFEPLGIRHAVWETDANGTFVASSYAYLTARNLARVGLLMARGGRWNDRQLLPKDWVAFNLKPFAGYKAHQDAAVPGGHWWLNRPVEGASSPWPDAPPDAFAALGHWGQALYVIPSEKLVIVRYGDDRDGSYKHNELLKRVLQAVRP; from the coding sequence ATGTTCAAAGGTCTGTCCCTGTTCCTGCTGCTGATCAGCCTCACCGCCCAGGCCGAACAATGGCCCGGCGAGCAATGGTCGGTCGGTCCGCAGATCACTGCCGTTACCGATCTGGAAAACTACGCCTTCCCAACCCGTGATGAATCCACCCGCCAAGGCATCCGCACCGACGCCTTGCTGATCATCCGCGACGGCCAGATTATCTACGAACGCTACGCCGGCCCGACCACCGAACAGACCCCGCACCTGACTTGGTCGATCAGCAAAAGCCTGTTGGCTACCGTCCTCGGTATGGCCTACGGCGAAGGCCTGTTCAAACTCGACGATCCTGCGCTGAAATTTTACCCGACGCTGGAAAAACACCCAGCGATCACCCTTGCCAATCTGCTGAATTGGGCCTCGGGTCTGGACTGGCAGGAAGACTACGAATACGCCCCGCTGAAATCCTCGGTGGTGGCGATGCTCTACACCCGTGGCCATCGCGACATGGCCGGATTTACCGCCGAGCACGACGCCTACGCCGCGCCGGGGCAAGCTTTTCGTTATTCCAGCGGCGATAGCAATTTGCTCGCCGCCGCGCTGAAGACCATGGTCGGCCCGCAGCGTTATCCAGACTATCCATGGACAGCGCTGTTCGAGCCGCTGGGCATTCGCCACGCCGTTTGGGAAACCGATGCAAACGGCACTTTTGTCGCCTCGTCTTATGCTTATCTCACCGCACGTAATCTGGCGCGGGTCGGTCTGTTGATGGCGCGGGGCGGACGCTGGAATGATCGGCAGTTGCTGCCCAAGGATTGGGTCGCGTTCAACCTCAAACCTTTTGCCGGTTACAAGGCGCATCAGGACGCAGCGGTGCCAGGCGGCCATTGGTGGCTCAACCGTCCTGTCGAGGGCGCATCATCACCGTGGCCCGACGCACCGCCCGACGCCTTCGCTGCTCTCGGCCATTGGGGCCAGGCGCTGTACGTGATTCCCAGCGAGAAACTGGTGATTGTGCGTTACGGCGATGATCGCGACGGCAGCTACAAGCACAACGAACTGCTCAAGCGCGTGTTGCAGGCGGTGCGGCCATGA
- a CDS encoding YceI family protein: protein MFNRSLDKICASLLLAAAALPAHANWYLDGESSRLSFVSTKNANVSEVQRFLVLHGKVDPNGRAEVEVELDSINSGIPLRDERMRKELFQIEQFPDATITTQIDLRPINDLAPGAQLELRLPLTVNLHGKQHEYPAELLATRLDDRRFQVVTLEPLVINAEDFDLAPGLESLRKLAGLSAISLSVPVGAVLIFTAR from the coding sequence ATGTTCAACCGCTCCCTCGATAAGATTTGCGCCAGTCTGCTACTGGCCGCCGCTGCCTTACCGGCACACGCCAATTGGTATCTGGACGGCGAGTCTTCACGGCTGTCATTCGTCAGCACGAAAAACGCCAACGTGTCCGAAGTGCAGCGCTTTCTGGTGCTGCACGGCAAAGTCGACCCCAACGGTCGCGCCGAAGTCGAAGTCGAGCTGGACTCGATCAACAGCGGCATCCCGCTGCGCGATGAGCGCATGCGCAAGGAGCTGTTCCAGATCGAGCAATTCCCCGACGCAACCATCACCACCCAGATCGACCTGCGTCCGATCAACGATCTGGCCCCCGGTGCGCAGCTGGAGTTGCGCCTGCCACTGACCGTCAATCTGCACGGCAAACAGCACGAATACCCGGCCGAGTTGCTGGCTACGCGCCTGGATGACCGGCGCTTTCAAGTGGTGACGCTGGAGCCGCTGGTGATCAATGCCGAGGATTTCGACCTCGCGCCAGGTCTGGAGAGTCTGCGTAAACTGGCCGGGCTGTCGGCCATCAGTCTGTCGGTGCCGGTGGGTGCGGTGCTGATCTTCACGGCGCGCTGA
- a CDS encoding acyl carrier protein phosphodiesterase yields the protein MNYLAHLHLGGQRPGQLLGSLYGDFVKGRLQGQFAPEIEAAIQLHRRIDVFTDRHPLVDIALGRFSQTRRRYAGIVLDVFFDHCLARDWSSYADRPLELFTADVYQVLSRERQLPERLAKIAPHMVANDWLGSYREFEVLEQVLRGISRRLTRPEELAGAMEELRRLYEPLSEDFSLFYPQLQDFAQNAKPPKI from the coding sequence ATGAACTATCTCGCACATTTGCACCTCGGTGGCCAGCGCCCCGGCCAGCTGCTCGGCAGCCTGTATGGCGACTTCGTCAAAGGGCGCCTGCAAGGGCAGTTTGCCCCGGAGATCGAGGCGGCGATTCAACTGCATCGGCGCATTGACGTGTTCACCGACCGTCATCCGTTGGTGGACATCGCCCTGGGACGTTTTTCGCAGACCCGGCGACGCTACGCCGGGATCGTCCTCGATGTGTTTTTCGATCACTGCCTGGCGCGGGATTGGTCGAGCTATGCCGATCGGCCGCTGGAGCTGTTCACCGCTGACGTGTATCAGGTGCTGTCTCGCGAACGGCAATTGCCCGAACGGCTGGCGAAGATCGCGCCGCACATGGTTGCCAACGACTGGCTGGGGTCGTATCGCGAGTTTGAAGTGCTGGAACAGGTGCTGCGTGGAATCTCGCGACGGTTGACCAGGCCTGAAGAGCTGGCGGGGGCGATGGAGGAATTGCGGCGGTTGTATGAACCGCTGAGCGAAGACTTCAGTCTGTTCTACCCGCAACTACAGGATTTCGCACAAAACGCGAAACCACCGAAAATCTAA
- a CDS encoding lysophospholipid acyltransferase family protein codes for MSRLRVYARIARVLLVVTLGLTMASVFGVFERIGLAHSMERRQRWSRFFMARLGNALPFRVTVHGELPKQPMLWVSNHVSWTDIPLLGMLTPLSFLSKAEVRTWPVAGWLAAKAGSLFIRRGAGDSQLIRKQMTRHLQTDHALLMFPEGTTTDGRSLRTFHGRLLSAAIDSEVLLQPVAIRYLRDGEIDGLAPFIGDDDLLSHLMRLFSNDCGDVEVHLLKPIACQGRERAALAFEAQQAVQKALFGSVPDTRQAPMRPAIAA; via the coding sequence ATGAGCCGGCTGCGGGTGTACGCGCGAATCGCGCGAGTGCTGCTGGTGGTGACGCTGGGGCTGACCATGGCCAGCGTCTTCGGTGTGTTCGAACGGATCGGTCTGGCACACTCGATGGAGCGTCGCCAGCGCTGGTCGCGCTTCTTCATGGCGCGCCTGGGCAACGCCCTGCCCTTTCGCGTGACGGTGCACGGCGAGCTGCCGAAGCAGCCGATGCTGTGGGTCAGCAATCACGTGTCGTGGACCGACATTCCGCTGCTGGGCATGCTCACGCCGCTGTCGTTTCTGTCCAAGGCCGAAGTGCGCACCTGGCCGGTGGCCGGCTGGCTCGCGGCCAAGGCCGGCAGCCTGTTCATCCGTCGCGGCGCCGGCGACAGCCAGTTGATCCGCAAACAGATGACCCGTCACCTGCAAACCGATCACGCCTTGCTGATGTTCCCCGAAGGCACCACCACCGACGGCCGCTCGCTGCGCACTTTTCATGGTCGCTTGCTGTCGGCCGCGATTGATTCCGAGGTGTTGCTGCAACCGGTAGCGATCCGTTATCTGCGTGATGGCGAAATCGATGGGCTGGCGCCGTTCATTGGCGACGATGATTTGCTCTCGCACTTGATGCGGTTGTTCAGCAACGATTGCGGCGATGTCGAAGTACATTTGCTCAAACCGATCGCGTGTCAGGGCCGTGAGCGTGCAGCGCTGGCGTTCGAGGCGCAGCAGGCGGTGCAGAAGGCGTTGTTTGGATCGGTTCCCGACACCCGACAAGCGCCGATGCGCCCGGCAATCGCTGCCTGA
- a CDS encoding acyl-CoA dehydrogenase middle domain-containing protein codes for MPWSDLLHRRERLPVVADLAEGFATLLQALGSVTPFELAVAGGRRMATPGLAFLVGYQAALRMLWPSAPLSLGALCATEQRSLRPADMQTRLADLRLSGRKDFVTAGDAADWLLIAARSESPGEAPRLSLAVVYPGEPGVKVEKLPALPLMPDISHGRLHLDGALCELLAGDGWDAYVKPFRTLEDVYVLSAMTAWLYGVGQDSDWPQALQLRLLALLAGCAEASRQPPNNPAGHVLLGGLFAQFEALEGEVIQALAEGPAEWAQMWQRDKGVMQLATGARAKRLTKALAVT; via the coding sequence ATGCCCTGGTCAGATTTACTGCACCGCCGAGAACGCTTGCCTGTCGTTGCCGACCTGGCCGAGGGTTTTGCAACGTTGTTGCAGGCGTTGGGCAGCGTCACGCCTTTCGAATTGGCGGTCGCGGGCGGTCGGCGCATGGCGACACCAGGGCTGGCGTTTCTGGTCGGTTATCAGGCAGCGTTGCGCATGTTGTGGCCGAGCGCGCCGCTGAGCCTCGGTGCCTTGTGTGCGACCGAACAGCGCAGCCTGCGCCCGGCGGACATGCAGACGCGGTTGGCCGATTTGCGCTTGAGCGGGCGCAAGGATTTTGTCACCGCCGGCGACGCGGCGGACTGGCTGCTGATTGCAGCGCGCAGCGAATCACCCGGCGAAGCGCCGCGCCTGAGTCTGGCGGTGGTCTATCCCGGCGAGCCTGGCGTGAAGGTGGAAAAGCTGCCGGCGTTGCCGTTGATGCCGGACATCAGCCATGGGCGGCTGCACCTCGATGGCGCGCTGTGCGAATTGCTCGCCGGCGATGGCTGGGACGCTTACGTCAAACCGTTTCGAACCCTTGAAGATGTTTACGTGCTCAGTGCCATGACCGCGTGGTTGTACGGTGTCGGCCAGGACAGCGACTGGCCGCAGGCATTGCAACTGCGTTTGCTGGCGCTGCTGGCCGGGTGTGCCGAGGCGAGTCGGCAACCGCCGAACAATCCGGCCGGGCATGTGCTTTTGGGTGGGTTGTTTGCGCAGTTTGAAGCGCTGGAGGGGGAGGTGATTCAGGCGCTGGCCGAGGGCCCGGCGGAGTGGGCGCAGATGTGGCAGCGGGACAAGGGCGTGATGCAATTGGCGACGGGGGCGAGGGCCAAGCGGCTGACCAAGGCTTTGGCAGTGACCTGA
- the bglX gene encoding beta-glucosidase BglX gives MKKLCLLGLLVSLASHQVLAATTPVPLENKDAFISNLMKQMTLDEKIGQLRLISIGPEMPRELIRKEIAAGNIGGTFNSITRAENRPMQDAAMRSRLKIPMFFAYDVIHGHRTIFPIPLALASSWDMDAIGQSGRVAAKEAAADSLDITFAPMVDISRDPRWGRSSEGFGEDTYLTSRIASVMVKAYQGQTPSAADSIMASVKHFALYGAVEGGRDYNTVDMSPVKMYQDYLPPYRAAIDAGAGGVMVALNSINGIPATANTWLMNDLLRKDWGFKGLAVSDHGAIFELVKHGVARDGREAAKLAIKAGIDMSMNDTLYGKELPGLLKSGDIEQKDIDNAVREVLAAKYDMGLFKDPYLRIGKAEDDPADTYAESRLHRAEARDVARRSLVLLKNQNETLPLKKTAKVALVGPLAKAPIDMMGSWAAAGRPAQSVTLFDGMRSLIDDKANLIYARGANITGDKKVLDYLNFLNFDAPEVVDDPRPASVLIDEAVKAAKDADVIVAAVGESRGMSHESSSRTDLNIPETQRELIRALKATGKPLVLVLMNGRPLTILEENQSADAILETWFSGTEGGNAIADVLFGDYNPSGKLPVTFPRSVGQIPTYYNHLSIGRPFTPGKPGNYTSQYFDDTTGPLFPFGYGLSYTTFALSDMALSSTTLNATGKLDASVMVKNTGKRDGETVVQLYIQDVTGSMIRPVKELKNFQKIMLKAGEQKVVHFTITEDDLKFYNAQLKYAAEPGKFNVQIGLDSQAVTQQSFELL, from the coding sequence ATGAAGAAGCTGTGTTTGCTGGGCCTGCTCGTCAGCCTGGCCAGTCATCAGGTACTGGCCGCCACGACCCCGGTTCCTCTGGAAAATAAGGACGCCTTCATCAGCAACCTGATGAAGCAGATGACCCTCGATGAAAAAATCGGCCAGTTGCGCCTGATCAGCATCGGCCCGGAAATGCCCCGTGAGCTGATCCGCAAGGAAATTGCCGCCGGCAACATCGGCGGCACCTTCAACTCGATCACCCGTGCCGAAAACCGTCCGATGCAGGACGCGGCCATGCGCAGTCGCCTGAAGATCCCGATGTTTTTTGCGTACGACGTGATCCACGGTCACCGTACGATTTTCCCGATTCCACTGGCCCTCGCGTCAAGCTGGGACATGGACGCCATCGGCCAGTCCGGTCGTGTTGCCGCCAAAGAAGCCGCCGCCGACAGCCTCGACATCACCTTTGCGCCGATGGTCGATATCTCCCGCGATCCGCGCTGGGGCCGCAGTTCCGAAGGTTTTGGTGAAGATACTTACCTGACCTCGCGCATTGCCAGCGTCATGGTCAAGGCCTATCAGGGCCAGACCCCGAGCGCGGCCGACAGCATCATGGCCAGCGTCAAGCACTTCGCCCTGTACGGCGCGGTTGAAGGCGGTCGCGACTACAACACCGTCGACATGAGCCCGGTGAAGATGTACCAGGATTACCTGCCGCCCTACCGCGCCGCGATCGATGCCGGCGCCGGTGGCGTGATGGTGGCGTTGAATTCGATCAACGGCATTCCGGCCACGGCCAACACCTGGCTGATGAACGACCTGCTGCGCAAGGACTGGGGCTTCAAGGGCCTGGCGGTCAGCGACCACGGCGCCATTTTTGAACTGGTCAAGCACGGCGTCGCCCGCGACGGTCGGGAAGCCGCGAAGCTGGCGATCAAGGCCGGCATCGACATGAGCATGAACGACACCCTCTATGGCAAAGAATTGCCGGGGCTGCTCAAGTCCGGTGACATCGAGCAGAAGGACATCGACAACGCCGTGCGCGAGGTGCTCGCAGCCAAGTACGACATGGGCTTGTTCAAGGACCCGTACCTGCGCATCGGCAAGGCCGAGGATGATCCGGCCGACACCTACGCCGAGAGCCGCCTGCACCGCGCCGAGGCGCGCGACGTAGCGCGTCGCAGCCTGGTGCTGCTGAAGAACCAGAATGAAACCCTGCCGCTGAAGAAAACCGCGAAAGTCGCGCTGGTCGGCCCGTTGGCCAAGGCGCCGATCGACATGATGGGCAGTTGGGCGGCCGCCGGTCGCCCGGCACAATCGGTCACGCTGTTTGATGGCATGCGTTCGCTGATCGACGACAAGGCCAACCTGATCTACGCCCGTGGCGCCAACATCACCGGCGACAAGAAGGTCCTCGACTACCTGAACTTCCTCAACTTCGATGCGCCGGAAGTCGTCGATGACCCACGCCCGGCCAGCGTGCTGATCGACGAAGCAGTGAAAGCCGCGAAAGACGCTGATGTGATCGTGGCTGCCGTTGGCGAGTCCCGTGGCATGTCTCACGAATCCTCCAGCCGTACCGACTTGAACATCCCGGAAACTCAGCGCGAGCTGATCCGCGCGCTGAAAGCCACCGGCAAGCCGCTGGTGTTGGTGTTGATGAATGGCCGCCCGCTGACCATTCTTGAAGAGAACCAGTCCGCCGACGCCATTCTGGAAACCTGGTTCAGCGGCACCGAGGGCGGCAACGCCATTGCCGACGTGCTGTTCGGTGACTACAACCCGTCGGGCAAACTGCCGGTGACCTTCCCGCGCTCCGTGGGCCAGATTCCGACTTACTACAATCACCTGAGCATTGGCCGGCCGTTCACCCCGGGCAAGCCGGGCAACTACACTTCGCAGTACTTCGATGACACGACCGGCCCGCTGTTTCCGTTCGGTTATGGCCTGAGCTACACCACCTTCGCCCTGAGCGACATGGCGCTGTCGTCGACTACCCTGAACGCCACCGGCAAGCTCGACGCCAGCGTCATGGTCAAGAACACCGGCAAGCGTGATGGCGAAACCGTGGTGCAGTTGTACATTCAGGACGTCACCGGTTCGATGATCCGCCCGGTGAAAGAACTGAAGAACTTCCAGAAAATCATGCTCAAGGCCGGCGAACAGAAAGTCGTGCACTTCACCATCACCGAGGATGACCTGAAGTTCTACAACGCCCAGCTCAAGTACGCGGCAGAACCGGGCAAGTTCAACGTGCAGATCGGCCTGGATTCACAGGCGGTGACGCAGCAGAGTTTTGAACTGCTGTAA